Proteins encoded together in one Lathyrus oleraceus cultivar Zhongwan6 chromosome 5, CAAS_Psat_ZW6_1.0, whole genome shotgun sequence window:
- the LOC127078727 gene encoding probable 26S proteasome non-ATPase regulatory subunit 3: MTQDLEMKDRSSPSNSVSPPIPSTLQHLKEIATLIETGSYSKEVRRIARAVRLTIALRRKLTASVITSFLDHVLTPGSESHAKLSAYLPKEDDHEMEVDAATSAIQTPATKHLLPELEIYCYLLVLLFLIDQKKYNEAKACSSASVAWLKNVNRRTVDVIASRLFFYYSYSHELTGDLAEIRGNLLALHRIATLRHDELGQETLLNLLLRNYLHYNLFDQAEKLRSKAPRFEAHSNQQFCRYLFYLGKIRTIQLEYTDAKESLLQAARKAPVAARGFRIQCNKWAIIVRLLLGEIPERTVFMQKGMEKALRPYFELTNAVRIGDLELFKNIADKFATTFSADGTHNLIVRLRHNVIRTGLRNISISYSRISLADVAKKLRLDSPNPVADAESIVSKAIRDGAIDATLDHSSGWMVSKETGDIYSTNEPQQAFNSRIAFCLNMHNEAVRALRFPPNTHKEKESAEKRRERQQQEQELAKHIAEEDDDDF; the protein is encoded by the exons ATGACTCAAGATCTTGAGATGAAAGATCGTTCATCTCCTTCCAACTCCGTTTCTCCACCGATTCCATCTACTTTGCAGC ATTTGAAGGAGATAGCAACGCTCATCGAGACCGGTTCGTACTCTAAGGAAGTTCGTAGAATTGCTCGTGCTGTTCGTCTTACAATTGCATTGAGACGGAAATTGACAGCTTCTGTTATCACGTCTTTTCTTGATCATGTGCTTACTCCTGgttctgaatctcatgccaaatTGTCTGCTTATCTTCCCAAG GAGGATGATCATGAGATGGAAGTGGACGCTGCAACGTCTGCGATTCAAACCCCTGCAACTAAACATTTGTTGCCCGAGCTAGAAATTTACTGTTATCTGCTTGTACTACTTTTTCTGATTGATCAGAAAAAATACAATGAG GCCAAAGCTTGTTCCTCAGCTAGCGTTGCTTGGCTGAAGAATGTGAACAGAAGAACTGTGGATGTTATTGCATCTAGACTATTTTTTTACTATTCATATAGCCATGAACTTACTGGAGATCTAGCTGAAATTAGGGG CAACCTCCTTGCATTGCACCGGATTGCCACTCTGCGCCATGATGAGTTGGGCCAG GAAACCCTTTTGAATTTATTACTTCGCAACTATCTTCACTACAACCTATTTGACCAAGCAGAGAAGTTGAGGTCAAAGGCTCCACGATTTGAAGCACATTCAAACCAGCAG TTTTGCCGTTATCTCTTCTACCTCGGGAAAATCCGGACAATTCAATTGGAGTATACAGATGCAAAAGAGTCTCTCCTGCAGGCTGCTCGTAAGGCTCCAGTTGCAGCCCGGGGTTTTCGAATTCAATGTAACAAGTGGGCTATCATAGTGCGTTTGCTGTTGGGAGAAATACCTGAACGGACTGTCTTTATGCAGAAGGGAATGGAGAAAGCGCTAAGGCCTTACTTTGAGCTTACAAAT GCTGTCCGTATTGGAGACTTGGAGCTGTTTAAGAACATTGCAGATAAGTTTGCAACCACCTTCAGTGCAGACGGAACCCACAATTTGATTGTTCGCCTGCGGCATAATGTCATCAGGACAGGTTTGCGTAACATCAGCATCTCATATTCTCGCATCTCACTAGCTGATGTTGCTAAAAAATTGAGGTTGGACTCGCCAAATCCTGTTGCTGATGCTGAGAGCATTGTATCAAAGGCTATTCGTGATGGTGCAATTGATGCTACATTGGATCATTCAAGTGGGTGGATGGTATCCAAGGAAACTGGAGATATTTACTCCACAAATGAGCCTCAGCAGGCTTTTAATTCTCGGATTGCCTTCTGTCTTAACATGCACAATGAAGCTGTTAGAGCACTTCGTTTTCcaccaaacacacacaaagaaaaagaaagtGCTGAAAAGAGAAGAGAGAGACAACAGCAAGAGCAAGAACTGGCCAAGCATATTGCAGAGGAGGATGACGATGATTTTTGA
- the LOC127078558 gene encoding uncharacterized protein LOC127078558: MAGRNENQPNVGGNDEFRHFGKFQRNNPPTFKGRYDPDGARTWIREIERIFRVIDCYEVQKVWFGTHMFAEEVDDWWINTRQALDVAAEVVTWVVFRRQFLRKYFREYIRRKKEIEFLELKQGNLSVTEYAARFVELAKFYPNYSEASAEFSKCIKFENG, from the exons ATGGCTGGAAGAAACGAA AATCAACCTAATGTTGGTGGGAACGATGAGTTCCGACATTTTGGGAAGTTCCAGAGGAACAATCCGCCTACTTTCAAGGGTAGGTACGATCCTGATGGAGCGCGGACTTGGATCAGGGAGATTGAGAGGATTTTCAGAGTGATAGATTGCTATGAAGTGCAAAAAGTGTGGTTCGGCACACATATGTTTGCTGAGGAAGTCGATGACTGGTGGATCAACACTCGTCAGGCGTTAGATGTTGCAGCTGAAGTTGTAACTTGGGTTGTATTCAGAAGACAATTTTTGAGAAAGTACTTTCGTGAGTATATTCGTAGGAAGAAGGAGATTGAGTTTCTTGAGCTGAAACAGGGTAACTTGTCAGTTACTGAGTATGCTGCCAGATTTGTGGAACTTGCTAAGTTCTACCCTAATTACAGTGAGGCATCTGCCGAGTTCTCGAAGTGTATCAAATTCGAGAATGGTTGA